From one Nonomuraea polychroma genomic stretch:
- a CDS encoding helix-turn-helix domain-containing protein yields MLLLIILFAIASSAMQTRGMALPKVGSIGEYIREQRQQAKISLRQLAEAAGVSNPYLSQIERGLRKPSAEILNQIAKGLRISAQALYVQAGLIEDREPPSDVTTAIRADTHLTERQRQVLIDIYESFRKEKRAEDEQTSQNAHPRHGSGPDDEEPLPEEFLAALEPYAATSRNGNVTQETKEG; encoded by the coding sequence TTGCTCCTGTTAATCATCCTGTTTGCAATTGCAAGCAGCGCGATGCAGACTAGAGGCATGGCACTACCGAAAGTCGGCTCGATCGGTGAATACATCCGCGAGCAGCGGCAGCAGGCGAAGATCTCGCTGCGCCAGCTCGCCGAGGCAGCTGGGGTCTCCAATCCGTACCTCAGCCAGATCGAGCGCGGGCTGCGCAAGCCGAGCGCCGAGATCCTCAACCAGATCGCCAAGGGTCTGCGGATCTCCGCGCAAGCGCTCTACGTGCAGGCGGGCCTCATCGAGGACCGCGAACCGCCGAGCGACGTGACCACTGCCATCAGGGCCGACACGCATCTCACCGAGCGGCAACGCCAGGTGCTGATCGACATTTATGAGTCGTTCCGCAAGGAGAAGCGCGCCGAGGATGAGCAAACCTCCCAGAACGCTCACCCTCGGCACGGCTCCGGACCGGACGACGAGGAGCCGCTGCCCGAGGAGTTTCTCGCCGCTCTTGAGCCCTATGCGGCGACCTCACGCAACGGCAACGTCACCCAGGAAACCAAGGAA